In a genomic window of Diadema setosum chromosome 3, eeDiaSeto1, whole genome shotgun sequence:
- the LOC140246968 gene encoding uncharacterized protein, with protein sequence MGLNPSFPIPVPKTNISFEAADMFTSNGKEKKRPVFDKTGFESATEKNFHRFVEQRRKAKLAKQKFEDLDGLMKKFKAYTLGQIEDFKMQFMTFDVNQDGLIDFPELVNALDELGDTSSNEERLAAFSQIDTDNSDSIDFEEFMQLLTTVASKDGSLSQAIGNMCKRGSHFASIYRTMPVHRQLELKLF encoded by the coding sequence ATGGGGTTGAACCCAAGCTTTCCCATCCCAGTTCCCAAGACGAATATCAGTTTCGAGGCAGCGGACATGTTCACCTCAAACGGCAAGGAAAAAAAGCGTCCAGTCTTCGACAAGACTGGGTTTGAGTCAGCAACGGAGAAGAACTTTCACAGATTTGTAGAACAACGTCGGAAAGCTAAACTTGCCAAGCAAAAGTTCGAGGACCTCGATGGTCTGATGAAGAAATTCAAAGCATACACCTTGGGCCAGATTGAAGACTTCAAAATGCAATTTATGACGTTTGACGTCAACCAAGACGGACTCATCGATTTTCCGGAGCTGGTAAACGCACTTGACGAGCTGGGGGATACATCAAGCAATGAAGAACGTCTCGCTGCTTTTAGTCAAATTGACACCGATAATTCCGACAGTATCGATTTCGAGGAATTCATGCAGTTATTGACGACTGTGGCTTCGAAAGACGGTTCGCTGTCGCAGGCTATCGGTAACATGTGCAAGCGCGGTTCTCACTTTGCGAGCATCTACCGAACGATGCCGGTCCATCGCCAACTCGAACTCAAGCTCTTTTAA